One Bos taurus isolate L1 Dominette 01449 registration number 42190680 breed Hereford chromosome 3, ARS-UCD2.0, whole genome shotgun sequence DNA window includes the following coding sequences:
- the OR9S36B gene encoding olfactory receptor family 9 subfamily S member 36B, which produces MQPPKNGNLSETPLLEFVLEGFEGGPQTQALLFALFLALYVVAVLGNLTMIVVITLDAHLHSPMYFFLKNLSFLDLCYSSIIAPKALANFLSSSKVITFKGCATQFFFFSMMGTTEAFLLAVMAYDRFMAICSPLLYPITMYPSVCACLVLGSYCGGCFNSILQTSFTFSLPFCSSNHINHFFCDVVPLLQLTCANTAINKLVMFGLCGLIIVGTTLMVLISYGYITLTILRMHSGGGRHKLFSTCGSHMTAVSLFYGTVFVMYAQPGAVQSMEQGKVVSVFYTLVIPMLNPLIYSLRNKDVKDALRRLIQKHIAT; this is translated from the coding sequence ATGCAACCCCCCAAAAATGGAAACCTCTCAGAGACGCCTCTGCTAGAGTTTGTGCTGGAGGGATTTGAAGGTGGTCCTCAGACCCAGGCCCTGCTCTTTGCTCTGTTCCTGGCCCTGTACGTGGTGGCTGTCCTGGGGAACCTCACCATGATCGTGGTCATCACCCTGGATGCCCATCTGCACTCCccaatgtacttcttcctcaaGAACCTCTCCTTCCTGGACCTGTGCTACTCATCTATCATCGCCCCCAAGGCCCTGGCCAACTTCCTGTCCTCCTCCAAGGTCATCACCTTTAAGGGATGTGCCACCCAGTTCTTCTTCTTCTCCATGATGGGCACCACTGAGGCATTCCTCTTggctgtgatggcctatgaccgcttcaTGGCCATCTGCAGCCCCCTGCTCTACCCCATCACCATGTACCCCTCGGTCTGTGCCTGCCTGGTGCTGGGCTCCTACTGTGGAGGTTGCTTCAACTCCATCCTGCAGACCAGCTTCACATTCAGCCTCCCGTTCTGCAGTTCCAACCACATCAACCACTTCTTCTGTGATGTGGTTCCCCTGCTACAGCTCACTTGTGCCAACACAGCCATCAACAAGCTTGTCATGTTTGGCCTCTGTGGCCTCATCATTGTGGGCACCACACTCATGGTCCTCATCTCCTATGGCTACATCACACTGACCATCCTGAGGATGCACTCAGGAGGAGGGAGACACAAGCTCTTCTCCACCTGTGGCTCCCACATGACAGCCGTGTCCCTCTTTTATGGGACTGTCTTTGTCATGTATGCCCAGCCGGGagctgtgcagtccatggagcagGGCAAGGTGGTCTCTGTCTTCTACACCCTGGTCATCCCGATGCTCAACCCTCTCATCTACAGTCTGAGAAACAAGGACGTGAAGGATGCCCTGCGGAGACTGATCCAAAAGCACATAGCCACGTGA